In the Chloroflexia bacterium SDU3-3 genome, one interval contains:
- a CDS encoding zinc-binding alcohol dehydrogenase family protein — protein MEHRPSSVKRLYSRHGGGASPHNTRRRGTMSTESMLPLAFRALAVEDAGGPIIAQERRIERLAEDEVLVRVDYASINAMDAGLARRNLFQLPAPYVLGFDFSGEVAALGAHNPLGLQVGDQVFGANERGGGFGQYIAVKNKAERIAKRGLIPAREASTYGIAFLTAYESLMIATDIGRHRGKWIYVAGAGGGVGHFAAQIAKLHGLRVIGSAGKPETLGLLREIGLDAVIDYTQQDVVAEVRRITGGGAAVVYDSTYRQASYEQSVATIASGGEYIRLASDYQLRQFGLEDLSEVIYARGATLTIADLGRYSSDPQFIARMPLVAQGYERAVEWYASGALRPIITKAVPFDAAALDEALADFGGGKINVGKVVVEVRG, from the coding sequence ATGGAGCATAGACCGTCCAGCGTCAAGCGGCTATACTCACGCCATGGCGGCGGAGCATCGCCGCACAACACGAGGAGAAGAGGAACCATGAGCACAGAGAGCATGCTGCCGCTGGCCTTTCGTGCGCTGGCCGTCGAGGACGCGGGCGGGCCGATCATCGCCCAGGAGCGGCGTATCGAGCGGCTGGCCGAGGACGAGGTGCTGGTGCGGGTCGACTACGCCTCGATCAACGCTATGGACGCCGGACTGGCGCGCAGGAACCTGTTTCAGCTGCCAGCGCCCTACGTGCTGGGATTCGACTTCAGCGGCGAGGTGGCGGCGCTGGGCGCGCACAACCCGCTGGGGCTACAGGTGGGCGACCAGGTGTTTGGCGCAAACGAGCGCGGCGGGGGCTTCGGGCAGTATATAGCCGTCAAAAATAAGGCCGAGCGCATCGCGAAGCGCGGCCTCATACCCGCGCGCGAGGCCAGCACCTACGGCATCGCCTTCCTGACCGCCTACGAGTCGCTGATGATCGCGACGGACATCGGGCGGCACCGTGGCAAGTGGATCTACGTGGCCGGGGCGGGCGGCGGCGTGGGGCATTTCGCCGCCCAGATCGCCAAGCTCCACGGCCTGCGCGTGATCGGCAGCGCTGGCAAGCCCGAGACGCTCGGCCTGCTGCGCGAGATCGGGCTGGACGCCGTGATCGACTACACGCAGCAGGATGTGGTGGCCGAGGTGCGGCGCATCACCGGCGGCGGGGCCGCCGTGGTGTACGACTCGACCTACCGCCAGGCCTCCTACGAGCAGAGCGTGGCGACCATCGCCTCGGGCGGCGAGTACATCCGGCTCGCGTCCGACTACCAGCTCCGCCAGTTCGGGCTAGAGGATCTGAGCGAAGTGATATATGCGCGCGGCGCGACGCTCACCATCGCCGACCTGGGGCGCTACAGCAGCGACCCGCAGTTCATCGCGCGGATGCCGCTGGTGGCCCAGGGCTACGAGCGCGCGGTCGAGTGGTACGCGTCCGGCGCGCTCAGGCCGATCATCACAAAGGCGGTGCCCTTCGACGCGGCGGCGCTGGACGAAGCCCTGGCCGACTTCGGCGGCGGCAAGATCAACGTGGGCAAGGTGGTGGTCGAGGTGCGCGGCTGA
- a CDS encoding S24 family peptidase translates to MSWATFAKEALRRGETVQIRPRGHSMTGKVNDGDRVTVAPCDADALQVGDIVLVRVHGTDYLHLVKAVGQGRFLIGNNRGGTNGWVGRNAIYGIAVKVERG, encoded by the coding sequence ATGAGCTGGGCGACTTTCGCCAAAGAGGCCCTGCGGCGCGGCGAGACCGTGCAGATCCGCCCGCGCGGCCACTCCATGACCGGCAAGGTCAACGACGGCGACCGCGTGACGGTCGCGCCCTGCGACGCCGACGCGCTCCAGGTGGGCGACATCGTGCTGGTGCGCGTGCACGGCACCGACTACCTGCACCTGGTCAAGGCCGTCGGCCAGGGCCGCTTCCTGATCGGCAACAACCGAGGCGGCACCAACGGCTGGGTCGGGCGCAACGCCATCTACGGCATCGCCGTGAAGGTGGAGCGGGGGTAG
- a CDS encoding iron-siderophore ABC transporter substrate-binding protein: MVTHALGKSEVPAHPQRVVVLDAMDDVLALGITPVGAANWVGSASGAQAAFPPYLDQRMLAEIAWLGDNKQPDLETIVRLKPDLILGRTTWHEAIYKELSAIAPTVIVDQKALGGWKGQFLAYADALNKTAQAQGMLDAYEARAASIKARLAQLSPAPEVSLARFDPGRIVIYERQIFAGSVLEDAGVRRPAGQDADESSREISVEELAAVDGDVLLVVQADAQNSTLAELSGSPLWAQLKAVKSGRVVNVSFDVWVGGWTITGANLILDDLERHLLASAAGQ, translated from the coding sequence ATGGTCACGCACGCCCTGGGCAAGAGCGAGGTGCCCGCGCACCCGCAGCGCGTGGTGGTGCTCGACGCGATGGACGACGTGCTGGCGCTAGGCATCACGCCGGTGGGCGCGGCAAACTGGGTCGGCTCGGCCTCGGGCGCGCAGGCTGCCTTCCCGCCCTACCTCGACCAGCGGATGCTTGCCGAGATCGCGTGGCTGGGCGACAACAAGCAGCCCGATTTGGAGACGATCGTGCGGCTCAAGCCCGACCTGATCCTGGGCCGCACCACCTGGCACGAGGCGATCTACAAAGAGCTTTCGGCCATAGCGCCGACCGTGATCGTGGATCAGAAGGCGCTGGGCGGCTGGAAGGGCCAGTTTCTGGCCTACGCCGACGCCCTAAACAAGACCGCCCAGGCCCAGGGCATGCTCGACGCATACGAGGCGCGGGCGGCGTCCATCAAGGCACGGCTCGCCCAGCTCTCGCCCGCGCCCGAGGTCTCGCTGGCCCGCTTCGACCCAGGGCGGATCGTGATCTACGAGCGGCAGATCTTCGCGGGTAGCGTGCTGGAGGACGCCGGGGTGCGCCGCCCCGCTGGGCAGGATGCCGACGAGAGCAGCCGCGAGATCTCGGTCGAGGAGCTGGCGGCGGTCGATGGCGATGTGCTACTGGTGGTGCAGGCCGACGCGCAGAACTCGACGCTGGCAGAGCTGAGCGGCAGCCCGCTGTGGGCGCAGCTGAAGGCCGTGAAGAGCGGGCGCGTGGTGAATGTCTCGTTTGATGTGTGGGTGGGCGGCTGGACGATCACCGGTGCCAATCTGATCCTCGACGATCTGGAGCGCCACCTACTGGCCAGCGCGGCAGGCCAGTAG
- a CDS encoding alpha/beta hydrolase, with protein sequence MTALKTIQIGSQTVAYYESAGDGPTVVLIHGNSSSGRAFQRQLESPLGQAYHLVAIDLPGLGDSQPVPEPESVLGLRGWADVVVKTVAALGLESPVLVGWSLGGHIALEATTMLPNLRGVLIFGTPPIAFPPAMEQAFLPHPAMASSFNAELSDEEMRAYVAAFFRPGVAELPENFIEDIRRSSGQARAAVAGSIRPDGYTDEVSIVGGLTVPLAVIHGEQEQLISGAYIAGLTMPTLWRGQIQIIGEAGHAPQWEQPEQFNALLDAFVRECNQ encoded by the coding sequence ATGACCGCACTGAAGACGATCCAGATCGGCAGCCAGACCGTTGCCTACTACGAGAGCGCCGGAGACGGCCCGACAGTCGTGCTCATCCACGGCAACTCCTCATCGGGCCGCGCATTCCAGCGCCAGCTCGAAAGCCCGCTGGGCCAAGCCTACCACCTAGTCGCCATCGATCTGCCCGGCCTCGGCGACTCGCAGCCGGTCCCCGAGCCGGAGAGCGTGCTCGGGCTGCGCGGCTGGGCCGATGTGGTGGTGAAGACCGTGGCCGCACTGGGGCTTGAGTCGCCGGTACTGGTCGGGTGGAGCCTCGGCGGGCATATCGCCCTAGAGGCGACGACCATGCTCCCCAACCTACGGGGCGTGCTGATCTTCGGCACGCCCCCTATCGCCTTCCCGCCCGCGATGGAGCAGGCCTTCCTGCCGCACCCGGCCATGGCCTCATCCTTCAACGCCGAACTTTCCGACGAGGAGATGCGCGCCTATGTGGCGGCCTTCTTCAGGCCGGGGGTGGCCGAGCTGCCCGAAAACTTCATTGAGGACATCCGGCGCTCCAGCGGCCAGGCCCGCGCCGCCGTCGCAGGCAGCATCCGCCCGGATGGCTACACCGACGAGGTGTCCATCGTCGGCGGCCTCACGGTGCCGCTGGCGGTCATTCACGGCGAGCAGGAGCAGTTGATCAGCGGCGCGTACATCGCCGGGCTGACCATGCCCACGCTGTGGCGCGGGCAGATTCAGATCATTGGGGAGGCTGGGCACGCGCCGCAGTGGGAGCAGCCGGAGCAGTTTAACGCGCTGCTGGATGCGTTTGTCAGGGAGTGCAACCAGTAG
- a CDS encoding DinB family protein, producing the protein MNDYAAWFRTQLRSSADGLIWGIYQLSAQQRYHAPPQPEYFGAWPAARHLWHVASYERDLALPSMRQWLGAPMPAADAWKDSDETWELAAAQPFEQLVEAFQTVRGEQIALLDELADADWETPRATLWGERPLRMVVSKTFQHTYEHADTILRMGIWLRDVWMND; encoded by the coding sequence ATGAACGACTACGCCGCGTGGTTCCGCACCCAGCTGCGCTCTAGCGCCGACGGCCTGATCTGGGGCATCTACCAGCTCAGCGCCCAGCAGCGCTACCACGCCCCGCCCCAGCCCGAGTACTTCGGCGCGTGGCCAGCGGCCCGCCACCTCTGGCACGTTGCCAGCTACGAGCGCGACCTAGCGCTGCCCTCCATGCGCCAGTGGCTCGGCGCGCCCATGCCCGCCGCCGACGCCTGGAAGGACAGCGATGAGACGTGGGAGCTTGCCGCCGCGCAGCCTTTTGAGCAGCTGGTCGAGGCCTTCCAGACCGTGCGCGGCGAGCAGATCGCGCTGCTGGATGAGCTGGCCGACGCCGACTGGGAGACGCCGCGCGCGACGCTGTGGGGCGAGCGACCGCTGCGCATGGTGGTCAGCAAAACCTTCCAGCACACCTACGAGCACGCCGACACCATCCTGCGCATGGGTATATGGCTGCGCGATGTGTGGATGAACGACTAG
- a CDS encoding class I SAM-dependent methyltransferase, with the protein MHQDKITAIFDRQAASYDQQWGRIAAISEALHLLSGAVLAGLPARARILCVGAGTGSEILALAQRFPEWRFVAVEPSAAMGEVLLRRAEERGIAGRCALHAGYLDTLPPGEPFDAATAILVSQFILDRAARSQFFQGIAARLRPGGTLVSADLAGQLDGADADDLLDLWRRVMSGGDAPADPAAVERMRQAYRSDVAVLPPEQVAQIIAGGGFAPPVRFFQAGLMHAWWARRP; encoded by the coding sequence ATGCACCAAGACAAGATCACCGCCATCTTCGACCGACAGGCAGCATCGTACGACCAGCAGTGGGGCAGGATCGCCGCGATCAGCGAGGCGCTGCACCTGCTGAGCGGCGCGGTGCTGGCGGGGCTACCGGCGCGGGCGCGCATCCTCTGCGTGGGCGCGGGCACGGGCAGCGAGATCCTGGCGCTAGCCCAGCGCTTCCCCGAGTGGCGCTTTGTGGCCGTGGAGCCATCCGCCGCCATGGGCGAGGTGCTGCTGCGCCGCGCCGAGGAGCGCGGCATCGCGGGGCGCTGCGCCCTGCACGCGGGCTACCTCGACACCCTCCCGCCCGGCGAGCCGTTCGACGCCGCCACCGCCATCCTCGTCTCGCAGTTCATCCTCGACCGCGCCGCCCGCTCGCAGTTTTTCCAGGGCATCGCCGCGCGGCTGCGCCCCGGCGGCACCCTGGTGAGCGCCGACCTGGCGGGCCAGCTCGACGGGGCCGACGCCGACGACCTGCTGGACCTCTGGCGACGCGTGATGTCCGGCGGCGACGCGCCCGCCGACCCAGCGGCGGTGGAGCGCATGCGCCAGGCCTACCGCAGCGATGTGGCCGTGCTGCCGCCCGAGCAGGTCGCCCAGATCATCGCGGGCGGCGGATTCGCGCCGCCGGTGCGCTTCTTCCAGGCCGGGCTGATGCACGCCTGGTGGGCCAGGCGGCCCTGA
- a CDS encoding dihydrofolate reductase, protein MPFEQIVCLDATGLTDEGYAALQRLSSRPLITYADSPASEGELLRRIQGADCALVSWRTAVPAEVIRRAEGLRYIGMCCSLYSPEAANVDIAAARGCGVDVRGVRDYGDEGVAEFILAQLICLYKGIGPRQWGERPTELAGRTMGVVGFGATGRLVARAAQGFGMRILYHSRTPKPELEGGGARYAALDELLAAADVVTTHLPKHTRLLGAGELALLRPGAVLVNTSLGPTFDPDAFCAWAAQGRGYAIFDEDGAVGYADVFGAFPNVILWDRTAGSTAESRERLTAKVLENIRNFLDGR, encoded by the coding sequence ATGCCGTTTGAGCAGATCGTCTGCCTGGATGCGACCGGACTGACCGATGAGGGCTACGCCGCGCTCCAGCGCCTCTCATCCCGACCACTGATCACCTACGCCGACTCGCCCGCATCCGAGGGGGAGCTGCTGCGCCGCATCCAGGGTGCCGACTGCGCTCTGGTGAGCTGGCGCACCGCCGTGCCCGCCGAGGTCATCCGCCGCGCCGAGGGGCTGCGCTACATCGGCATGTGCTGTAGCCTGTACAGCCCCGAGGCGGCCAATGTGGACATCGCGGCGGCGCGCGGGTGTGGGGTGGATGTGCGCGGCGTGCGCGACTACGGCGACGAGGGTGTGGCCGAGTTCATCCTGGCCCAGCTTATTTGCCTGTACAAGGGCATTGGCCCGCGCCAGTGGGGCGAGCGGCCCACCGAGCTGGCGGGTAGAACCATGGGCGTGGTGGGCTTCGGCGCGACGGGGCGGCTGGTGGCGCGGGCGGCGCAGGGCTTTGGGATGCGCATCCTCTACCACAGCCGTACGCCCAAGCCCGAGCTGGAGGGCGGCGGCGCGCGCTACGCCGCGCTGGATGAGCTGCTGGCGGCGGCGGATGTGGTCACGACCCACCTGCCCAAGCACACGCGGCTGCTGGGCGCGGGCGAGCTGGCCCTGCTGCGCCCCGGCGCGGTGCTGGTCAACACCTCGCTGGGGCCGACCTTCGACCCAGATGCGTTCTGCGCGTGGGCTGCCCAGGGCCGGGGCTACGCGATCTTCGACGAGGATGGCGCGGTCGGCTACGCCGATGTGTTCGGCGCATTCCCCAACGTCATCCTGTGGGATCGCACGGCGGGCAGCACGGCGGAGTCGCGCGAGCGCCTGACGGCCAAGGTGCTGGAAAACATCCGCAATTTTTTGGATGGCCGCTAG
- a CDS encoding winged helix-turn-helix transcriptional regulator: protein MKKPLPTQFSGPFASPGFLLWRVANAWQREQRAALQPFGITHTQFVALAVATWFSHDEPLTQVRLAQLTGSDPMTISQVVRALEAAGHFTREDHPTDTRAKVIAVSAAGRELAARAVQAVEAADAAFFQALGGDQALLLGMFQRLLGGGQPPMEETTPADDG from the coding sequence ATGAAGAAGCCGCTGCCCACCCAGTTCAGCGGGCCATTCGCCAGCCCAGGGTTCCTGCTGTGGCGGGTGGCCAACGCATGGCAGCGCGAGCAGCGCGCCGCGCTCCAGCCCTTTGGAATCACCCACACCCAGTTTGTGGCCTTGGCCGTGGCCACCTGGTTTAGCCACGACGAGCCGCTAACCCAGGTGCGGCTGGCCCAGCTCACCGGCAGCGACCCGATGACGATCTCGCAGGTGGTGCGCGCGCTAGAGGCGGCGGGCCACTTCACGCGCGAGGACCACCCCACCGACACGCGCGCCAAGGTCATCGCCGTCTCGGCGGCGGGGCGCGAGCTGGCGGCGCGGGCGGTGCAGGCGGTCGAGGCCGCCGACGCCGCGTTCTTTCAGGCCCTGGGCGGCGATCAGGCGCTGCTGCTGGGCATGTTCCAGCGGCTGCTCGGCGGCGGGCAGCCGCCCATGGAAGAAACTACCCCTGCTGATGATGGGTGA
- a CDS encoding EVE domain-containing protein, producing MNGWLGVVSQAHVQRGVAGGFGQVCHGKAAPLRRMQQGDVLIYYSPTVELGGQPLKAFTALGLVEDDTIFSFDMGGGFVPFRRHVRYEHVRTVPLDAVKGTLDLCASPSWGIALRRGLLPLSKADLHTIASAMGVDLTAPRFTT from the coding sequence ATGAACGGCTGGCTTGGGGTGGTCTCGCAGGCCCATGTGCAGCGCGGCGTCGCCGGGGGATTCGGCCAGGTGTGCCACGGCAAGGCTGCCCCGCTCCGCCGGATGCAGCAGGGCGATGTGCTGATATACTACTCCCCAACGGTCGAGCTGGGCGGACAGCCGCTCAAGGCCTTCACGGCGCTGGGCTTGGTTGAAGACGATACGATCTTCTCATTCGACATGGGAGGTGGCTTTGTGCCGTTCCGCAGACACGTGCGCTACGAGCATGTGCGCACCGTGCCGCTCGATGCGGTGAAGGGCACGCTCGACCTGTGCGCCTCGCCAAGCTGGGGCATAGCCCTGCGCCGAGGGCTGCTGCCGCTGAGCAAGGCCGACCTGCATACCATCGCCAGCGCGATGGGCGTCGATCTCACAGCGCCGAGGTTCACCACATGA
- a CDS encoding AraC family transcriptional regulator: MDPLSDVLSLLRPHTYTVRGFDHGGAFSVRFPQHAGVKCYMVVSGELWLVVDGEPAPVHAQAGDCLLLLRGMPFTLTSDLALPPVSVASLNIEQTRNGDISTIDGGGACFTVGGHFLIEGHHADVLFGLLPPIVHLRSEADRAALRWALEHLMHELRFPQPGSVLIAQQLAYSMLVQALRLHLSDGGERVGWLFALADPQLGRALHAMHEAPAHPWTLHELARVAGMSRSSFAEKFRRRVGKPAMEYLIYWRMLRAADLLATTADPVGAIALALGYESESAFSAAFKRVLGRSPRQYARGHAQAG, encoded by the coding sequence ATGGACCCGCTCTCCGATGTGCTGTCGCTGCTGCGGCCACACACCTACACCGTCCGGGGCTTCGACCACGGCGGGGCGTTCTCGGTGCGCTTCCCGCAGCACGCGGGCGTGAAGTGCTACATGGTGGTCTCGGGCGAGCTATGGCTGGTGGTGGATGGCGAGCCAGCGCCGGTGCACGCGCAGGCGGGCGACTGCCTGCTGCTGCTGCGCGGCATGCCCTTCACCCTGACGAGCGACCTGGCCCTGCCGCCGGTCAGCGTCGCATCGCTGAATATCGAGCAGACGAGAAACGGCGATATCTCCACCATCGACGGCGGCGGCGCGTGCTTTACGGTGGGCGGCCACTTTCTGATCGAGGGCCACCACGCCGATGTGCTGTTCGGCCTGCTGCCGCCGATTGTGCACCTGCGCAGCGAGGCCGACCGCGCGGCGCTGCGCTGGGCGCTGGAGCACCTGATGCACGAGCTGCGCTTCCCCCAGCCCGGCAGCGTGCTGATCGCGCAGCAGCTGGCCTACTCCATGCTGGTGCAGGCCCTGCGCCTCCACCTGAGCGACGGCGGCGAGCGGGTCGGCTGGCTGTTCGCCCTGGCCGACCCGCAGCTCGGGCGCGCGCTCCACGCCATGCACGAGGCCCCGGCGCACCCGTGGACGCTGCATGAGCTGGCGCGTGTGGCGGGCATGTCGCGGTCGAGCTTCGCCGAGAAGTTCCGGCGCAGGGTGGGCAAGCCCGCGATGGAGTACCTGATCTACTGGCGCATGCTGCGGGCCGCCGATCTGCTGGCCACCACCGCCGATCCGGTGGGCGCGATCGCCCTCGCGCTCGGCTATGAGTCGGAGAGCGCGTTCAGCGCGGCGTTCAAGCGCGTGCTGGGCCGCTCGCCGCGCCAGTACGCGCGCGGCCACGCCCAGGCTGGGTAG
- a CDS encoding polyketide cyclase yields MNETTTWSTTYSQKIAAQPEAIWALLSDVATWKLWNAGVGNVEIAGTFASGTWFAMTLPDGELIRSQLIEVQHARHFTDETWMGETAVRVEHRIEALPAGGCQVSFAAQAQGPNAAEAGAGASADFPEVLAALAAYIEQGELR; encoded by the coding sequence ATGAACGAAACCACCACTTGGAGCACCACCTACAGCCAGAAGATCGCAGCGCAGCCAGAAGCTATCTGGGCACTGCTCAGCGACGTCGCGACATGGAAGCTGTGGAACGCGGGCGTGGGCAATGTCGAGATCGCGGGCACGTTCGCTTCTGGCACGTGGTTCGCGATGACTCTCCCAGACGGCGAGCTCATCCGCAGCCAGCTGATCGAGGTGCAGCACGCCCGCCACTTCACCGACGAGACCTGGATGGGCGAGACGGCGGTGCGGGTCGAGCACCGCATCGAGGCGCTGCCCGCTGGCGGCTGCCAGGTGAGCTTCGCCGCCCAGGCGCAGGGGCCAAATGCCGCCGAGGCAGGCGCGGGGGCCAGCGCCGACTTCCCCGAGGTGCTGGCCGCGCTCGCGGCGTATATCGAGCAGGGAGAGCTGCGATGA
- a CDS encoding phage holin family protein: MSIKKYLKPFAHSSKHAKKTSEKLISDGPKNVVRASKATRRRIIRTMRPVQNIPHAVADLITPVVNAAVENMTSRFEKTVEKRIKKALDELPQYIEQATKDREGTALTQIMQQVEKGVRARINDMLADIAPQIERKVEQRIRQAASELREQAEIELARRQQGILLITIGMIFGALAALLVSFALAYVLITVLLWPMWAGFLLLGVLFALACGLLIGYGRAALARPPVA; the protein is encoded by the coding sequence ATGTCGATCAAAAAGTATCTCAAGCCCTTTGCTCATAGCTCTAAGCACGCCAAAAAAACCAGTGAGAAGCTTATCTCCGATGGGCCGAAAAATGTCGTTCGGGCATCCAAGGCAACGCGGCGACGCATCATCCGAACAATGCGTCCAGTACAAAACATACCTCATGCAGTAGCCGATTTGATCACTCCGGTTGTCAACGCAGCTGTCGAAAATATGACCAGCCGCTTTGAAAAGACCGTTGAGAAGCGCATCAAGAAAGCGCTCGATGAGCTGCCGCAGTACATCGAGCAAGCAACAAAAGACCGCGAGGGAACCGCGCTTACACAGATCATGCAGCAGGTCGAAAAAGGTGTCAGGGCGCGGATAAACGACATGCTGGCCGATATCGCGCCGCAGATCGAGCGCAAGGTCGAGCAGCGCATCCGGCAGGCCGCCAGCGAACTACGCGAGCAGGCCGAGATCGAGCTAGCGCGGCGGCAGCAGGGCATCCTGCTCATCACCATAGGCATGATCTTCGGCGCGCTGGCCGCGCTGCTCGTCAGCTTCGCGCTGGCCTACGTGCTCATCACGGTGCTGCTGTGGCCCATGTGGGCCGGTTTCCTGCTGCTGGGCGTGCTGTTCGCGCTGGCGTGTGGGCTGCTTATTGGCTATGGAAGGGCGGCGCTGGCGCGGCCACCTGTGGCATAA
- a CDS encoding DinB family protein, which translates to MQPHPTLEAIYESWRGHNQKLRDAIAPLTSQQLDLQPAPHMWPVGQLAQHIIAVRAGWFGATLQEADAAMEDYMNWGQRGSPERSGAELARALDETFAFIEERMRRWTPEECAQTFPDEMDGQITMVSRAWVIYHVLEHDLHHGGEISLILGANRIPSIDL; encoded by the coding sequence ATGCAGCCACACCCCACGCTCGAAGCGATCTACGAGAGCTGGCGCGGCCACAACCAGAAGCTGCGCGACGCCATCGCCCCGCTCACCAGCCAGCAGCTCGACCTGCAGCCCGCCCCGCACATGTGGCCAGTCGGCCAGCTGGCCCAGCACATCATCGCGGTGCGCGCCGGGTGGTTCGGCGCCACCCTCCAGGAGGCCGACGCAGCCATGGAGGACTACATGAACTGGGGCCAGCGCGGCTCGCCCGAGCGCAGCGGCGCGGAGCTGGCCCGCGCCCTCGACGAGACCTTCGCCTTCATCGAGGAGCGCATGCGGCGCTGGACGCCCGAGGAGTGCGCCCAGACCTTCCCCGACGAGATGGACGGCCAGATCACCATGGTCTCGCGCGCGTGGGTGATCTACCACGTGCTGGAGCACGACCTGCACCACGGCGGCGAGATCTCGCTCATCCTGGGGGCGAACCGCATCCCGAGCATCGACCTGTGA
- a CDS encoding CPBP family intramembrane metalloprotease translates to MLTRIAASRPRALIFVLVLALGYPYATAVGIWSGWLQPSTLPFPMRVGFNIIFQLGLLALLDGILRGQRRSWRDLGLGFSWLDVLHGLGLWIGSYLLSALVYTIAWYLSLAITGQPLVLRPSNLEWLHDGPFVMLLIYTLTNPFFEELIVRAYAMTELSDMRLPSDLIVLLSVLVQTGYHIYQGVPSMLLLSSTFLLFALYYAATRRALPIVIAHLCLDLFGLLSYR, encoded by the coding sequence ATGCTTACACGCATCGCCGCCAGCCGCCCCCGCGCGCTGATCTTCGTCCTTGTCCTAGCTCTTGGCTACCCCTACGCGACCGCTGTCGGCATCTGGAGCGGCTGGCTCCAGCCATCGACCCTACCCTTCCCCATGCGCGTCGGGTTCAATATCATCTTCCAGCTGGGCCTGCTCGCGCTACTCGACGGCATCCTGCGCGGGCAGCGGCGCTCGTGGCGGGATCTGGGCCTCGGCTTCTCGTGGCTCGATGTACTGCACGGCCTAGGTCTATGGATAGGCAGCTACCTCCTGTCCGCGCTGGTCTATACCATCGCGTGGTACCTCTCGCTCGCCATCACCGGGCAGCCCCTGGTGCTGCGCCCCAGCAACCTGGAGTGGCTGCACGACGGTCCGTTTGTGATGCTGCTGATCTACACGCTGACGAACCCCTTCTTCGAGGAGCTGATCGTACGCGCGTATGCGATGACCGAGCTTTCCGACATGAGGCTGCCCAGCGACCTGATCGTGCTGCTGAGCGTGCTGGTGCAGACGGGCTACCACATCTACCAGGGCGTGCCCAGCATGCTCCTGCTCAGCAGCACGTTCCTCCTGTTCGCCCTGTACTACGCCGCCACGCGCCGCGCGCTGCCGATCGTCATCGCCCACCTGTGCCTCGATCTCTTCGGGCTGCTCTCCTATCGGTAG